The Gammaproteobacteria bacterium genomic sequence GGCGAGACCCATTACTGGGTGGAAACCGAGGTCGATAACTACAAGGTAAGCAAGAAGGGCCAGCGCAAGCGTCAGGGCGACGCGGTGGTGATGAAAGTGCTGCTGCCCGCGTCCGCGCTCAACGGCGACCCCGGCAATATCCTCAATAACCTGGGCGGTTACGGCAAGGAGATCATCATGCAGGCCGGCGACGCACAGCCCATGCGTATCCGCGAGGGCGGCATGATGGCCGGCATGATGCTCAAGGCGATGGGCGTGAAGGTGGAATACCAGTTCGCCAGCGCGGGCAACGAGAAAGTTACGGTGCCGGCCGGCGAGTTCAAAGCGGAAAAATTCACCGGCTCCGGCTCGGTCGAGACCCGCGTACTCATGAGCAAGATGTCAGTGCAGAGCGATTCGCAGTTCTGGCTGTCGCGCGACGTGCCGTTCGGCATGGTGAAAATGAGCTCGGTCGAAACCGTCAACGGCAAACCGCAGACCACCGAGGCGCACCTGGCCGCCTACGGCAACAGCGGCGCGACCAGCGCCATCAGCGGCGAGCCCATGGACATGTTTGGCGGCCCCGACGGCGGCCTCAACCTGCAGGACCTGATCCCCGGCGGCTAAGCATGGGGACAGTACATGTATATCCATACAGGCACTGTCCCTATCTTCGGGGTGCCAGCTGCCTGCCGGTCAGGCTCTCGATTCTCGCGATGAACTGCTTCGAGCCCAGCGGTCGGCCTGACTTCGTGTGCCTGCGAAAGCTGTCATGCGCGTCCGCGCTGTCTTCGTCTGCCAGGTAGGCCCGCCAGTCCGGGAAAAGCTCAAGCATGGGTGCGACGGATACCAGTGAATCGTCGTGTCCGGCAAGGTGCGCGCGTGCGCTCGACCATTCCCAATCGTCTGCGGCAGCCGCCAGGCGCGCCCTGACGGGATTGAGTTCAACATACCGAACGCAGGCGACAAGATGGGCTTCGTCCATAGGGAAGGAGTTGAATCGCGCCTGCCACAAGTGCCCCCGCCAATCGTTTCGCTCGTTGATCTTTCGAGCGAATCTCTCGTGCGGCTTGGCGATTGCCCCGCGCAGACCGTCCAGGGTGCTCGGTACCAGCACCAGGTGAACGTGATTGGGCATGAGGCAATACGCCCAGCAGCGAGTGCCGGCAAACTCACATTCTTTTGATAGCAGGCTCAGGTAGAACCTGTAGTCATCGTCTTTGAAGAAGACCTGTTGCCGCCGGCTCCCTCTTTGAATGACGTGATGTGGGTAACCGACTGCGACGACCCGGGCGATCCTTGCCATTGTCGGGGACAGCACCTGTATGTCTGAGTTGTTCGCGGCTGAGGCTACCGGCGTGCCCGGATGCCGTCGCGGCTGAAATCTCGCCAGAATCCCCGCAGTACCTGTATGGATATACAGGTACTGTCCCCATCTGAGTACTAATACGGATAGACACGCCCTGGCTGGCTGTCGGTGGATTTTACAATTCCCGCAGTTTCGGGGTGCTTCAGGGCCGGCGAAAAACCACAGGTTACTGAAAAATATAGGAGCACTGGATTCTGGCGCGGGTTTTGCATTCACAGACATCAGAGCCATGGAGGCACTGACGTCTGACATAATCCACTGGGGAGCTACCAAAAATGAGAATTAAAGAAACGGAAAAACAGCAGTTTGAGCAAGACCTGCTGAGTTATTCGATTTCGGCACAGAACCAACCGACCGCGAAGAGTTCCTGGAAGGCGTACGGTGCCGCTGCTTCGACCGCGCTGCTGGCCAGCTCGGCACTTGAGGCCGCCATCATCTACAGCGGGCCGCAGAACATCAACATCACCGCTTCCGGCTCCGGTGCGACAGCGTATACCGCGATCGACATGGATGGCGGTGGTGCCGATTTCGGATTCGGCGCCGCCAATTTCGGTGTTTATAATACGTTTTATGGCAGCACGGTTGTTACCGGCACTAACGCCGCATTTGCCGTCGGATACGGTGGCGGCGGTATAGCCGCTTCAGCCACTTACGGGCGTGCAAGCAAGTTCAGCTCCGGTGCAACCATCGGTGGCGGCGCCGGTTTCGCAGGGACCGCCTTTTTCAACGCCACCGCCGCGACCAGCAACACGACGGCCTTCAACGCCGGGTTCAACTCGTCGACCGGGTTTATCGGCGTGCAGCTGGCCAGCGGCAATTTTGGCTGGATCCAGGTCCACGTCGACTTTAGTTTTGCGCCCGGCAACAATGGAGTGACGATCCTGGACTGGGCCTATGATGACAGCGGTGCAGCGATCCGGGCCGGCGACACCGGTGCGGTAGCAGCGCCGGAGCCGGCCACCAACATGCTGGTGGGCATGGGCCTGCTCGCACTGGGCGCATCCGGTATCCGCACGCTGCGTCGGCGCAAACGCGAAGCCGGCCTGACCAGCTGAGCGCTGCCAGACCAGCCAAGGCCACAAAGGCTGCAAAAACCCCGCCTCGGCGGGGTTTTTTGTCAGGCGAGTCTGGCCTGATATTGTCAAAACCCAGTGTTGCGTATCCGTCGGTGGAATTACGCAAAACACGGCAATAAGATCAGCGTTCGACATAGAGGTAGAACACAATGCCAACCCCGATCAAAAACAAAGTATTGCTTATTGGCTGGGACGCAGCCGACTGGAAAAGCATCGGACCGCTGATGGATGCCGGCAAGATGCCGGCGCTGCAGTCGATGGTCGAGAACGGTGTTTCAGGCAACCTGTCTACCCTGCACCCGGTGCTGTCGCCGATGCTGTGGACCTCTATCGCAACGGGCAAGCGGCCTTTCGATCATGGCGTGCACGGTTTTTCCGAACCCACTGCAGATGGCAAAGGTGTGCAGCCGATCTCGGTGCTGGCTCGCAAGACCAAGGCGATCTGGAGCATACTCAACCAGCACGAACAGCGGTCGGTGATCGTCGGCTGGTGGCCAAGCCATCCTGCCGAGCCCATCAATGGCGTGATGGTGTCCAACCACTACCAGACCGCGCTTGGCCCGCTGAAGGACGGCTGGCCCATTGCACCGGCCATCGTGCATCCGCCGGAAAAATGCGAGGAGCTGGCCGAGCTGCGCTTTCATCCCGATGAGCACATGGCGCCACACATATTGCCGTTTGTGCCGCGCGCCGCGGAAGTCGACCAGGAAGAAGACCGGCGCCTGGCGTCGTGCCTGAAAATTATCTGCGAGGCCACCAGTATTCACTCCTGCGCCACCGAGTTGCTCGAGAATGAAAGCTGGGACTTCGCCGCCGTCTATCACGATGCGATAGACCACTTTGGCCATGGTTTCATGAAATACCATCCGCCACGGCTGGACCGCGTTCGGGAAGGCGATTTTGATATTTATGGCAACGTGGTTACGGCAGGTTACCTGTATCACGACATGATGCTGGGCCGGATGCTGGAACTGGTGGATGACGATACGACAGTGATACTGGTGTCCGATCACGGTTTTCATTGTGACCACCTGCGTCCCGCCTCGATCCCGCGGGAGCCGGCCGGCCCGGCCATCGAGCACCGCGATTTCGGCATATTCGTCATGCAGGGTCCCGGGGTGCGCAAGGACGAGCTGATTCACGGCGCATCGGTGCTGGATATTACGCCGACACTGCTGACGATGTATGGCCTGCCGGTTGCTGACGATATGGCGGGCAAGCCGCTGCTGGCAGCTTTCGCGGAGCCGCCTGAAGTCACGCATATTCCCAGCTGGGAAGACGTAGCGGGTGACGACGGCCAGCATCCGCCGGGCAAACAGACGGATCAATACGAGTCCAAGGCGGCACTGGAGCAGCTGGTGGCCCTCGGCTATATCGAATCGGCCGGCGAAGACGCCGAGATGGCCGTGGAAAAAGTCGTGCGTGAGCTCCAGTACAACCTGGCGCAGTCCTATATGGATGCGGACCGCAACCGGGCCGCCGAGCCGATCCTGGAGGACCTGTACGCACGTTACCCGCTGGAATACCGCTTCGCGATCAAGCTGGCGATGTGCTACCGGGCGCTGGACAAGACCGACAAGCTGGCGCCGCTGGTCGAGGAGCTGAACAACGGCACCCGGCGCGATGCCGAGGTAGCGCGGAAGAAACTCAAGGAATTTGCCGACGTGGCGCGCGCCCGCCGTAAAGCGCGCAAGGAGCAGCGCGAGGCTGATGAGAAGGCCGGAATCGACCCGAAAGACCGGAAAGTGGAGCCCATCTTCGACGAGGAAGAGCGGAAGGCTATCGCCGAGCTGCGCGACATCTCCAGGGTCAATATCGCGTCCATCGAATTCCTGGCCGGCTACGTGCAGGTGGCCGACGGCAATGCCGAGGAGGCACTCGAGCACCTGCTGATAGCTGAACAATCCGACGTCGTGCGGCCGGGCCTGCATTTGCAGATTGGTGAGGCCTATCTCAAGCTCGAACGCTGGGAAGATGCTGAACGGAGTTTTCTCAAGGCGGGTGAGCTCGATGGCGTCAACGCCAACGTTCACTTTGGACTGTGCCGCACCTATTTGTCGCAACGCGAAAACCAGAAGGCGGCCGATGCGGCGCTGAAAGCGGTGGGGCTGCGTTATCATTACCCGATGGCGCACTATTGCCTGGGTATGGCCCTGCACCGGATGGGCAGGATCGACAGTGCCATTGAAGCGCTGAAAGTGGCCCTGTCGCAAAACCCCAATTTCCCCGAGGTACATGAGCGGCTGTCTACCATCTACAGCAAACGCCTTAACGAACCGGACCTGGCGCTGACGCACACGGTCCTGGCCAAGGAAATGAGAACAGAAAACCGCCGGCGGCGGCGCGAGGCGCTGGGCCTGCCGATCCCGGAAAAGGTAGCGGTGGATCTCGACGAGATGCTGCCGAAGGTGCCGTCCGTCGAGCGCGAGGTAGACCCGAAGAAGATCCCACGGCTGCGCCAGCCGCCGGAGGCGCCACAGAGCGAGCCGGCTGATGACAGTGAGTACATTACGATCGTAACCGGGCTGCCGCGTTCGGGAACGTCGATGATGATGCAGATCCTTAATGCTTCCGGCCTGCAGCCACTGACCGACGAGCTGCGCGAGGCGGACGAAGATAACCCGCGCGGTTATTTTGAAATCAAGGAAGCTACCCAGCTGCGCGACAACCCGAGCTGGGTGGGCAATGCGCGTGGCAAATCGGTCAAGGTGATTGCGCAACTGCTGGGCGAGCTGCCGCAGGGCTACAAGTACCGCGTCATTTTCATGCAGCGAAATATTGACGAGGTGCTGGATTCGCAGGCCATGATGCTGGAGCGCCTGGGCAAGGAAGGCGGTAAACTGGCGCACGAAAAAATGAAGACGGTGTTTCAGGGCCAGCTTGCACATGCCCGCAAACTGCTGCGGCGGCACGGTATCCCGACGTTTTTCGTACCGTATGTCGCGGCAATCGAGAAGCCTGAACTGACGGCTGAAAAACTGGCTGAATTCCTCGGTTCAGACGCAGACGCAAAGGCAATGGCTGCGGCGATCGATCCTTCGCTTTACCGGCAACGTCGCAAAGCCGCGGCAGACGACGAAGACGACCAGTCTGCGGCCGGTTGATGGTCAGCGGATGCGAATGTTGACCCGGGTACCGGCCCGGACGAGTTTGGTGTCGGCTACGATTGCTTGCCTGCCAGCATTGGCATTGGTGGCCTGTACGCAGGACCCGGGCAAATCCGGGGCCGACGAAGAAGCCGGTTCTTCGCCCGCGGTATTTCGCGAGGTGGCCGCGGAGACCGGGCTGGACTTCATGCACTTCAACGGCATGTCCGGCGAGTTGTACTTTGTCGAAGTGACCGGTTCCGGCGTCGCGCTGTTCGACTACGATAACGATGGCGACCTCGATGTGTACCTGGTGCAAAGCGAAATGCTGGGCCCGGCGAGCCTGGAGGAGGCTACCTTCCCACCAACCGGCCCGCTCACCGATCGGCTGTTTCGTAACGACCTGGCGATAAACGCCGACGGTGAGGCTGTTCTGCAGTTTACCGATGTCACCGAGGCGGCAGGACTGGACATGCATGGTTACGGCCTCGGGGTGGCTGCTGGCGACTACGACAATGACGGATGGGTGGATCTTTACGTTACCCGGTTCGAGTCGAACGCGTTACTGAGAAACCTTGGTAATGGCCGCTTTGCCGAAGTTACCGAAACTGCCGGCGTGGATGACACCCGCTGGACCGCGAGTGCCAGTTTTGTCGACGTCGACCTCGACGGGTGGCTGGACCTTTATGTCTGTAACTACGTCAATTTTACGATTGCAGGGCACAAGCGCTGTGCAATGCCGTCGGGTGCGCGCGAATACTGTGGCCCGATCAGTTACCGGTCAGAACCCGATCGACTGCTCCGTAACAGCGGCGACGGCACGTTTGAAAACGCGACCGGCCAGGCCGGCATCGCGCGTGAATTTGGCGGCTGTCTCGGCGTTATCGGCGCCGATTTCAACGGCGACAATCTGCCCGACCTGTACGTGGCCAATGACGGCACGGCCAACCAGTACTGGGTCAACCAGGGCAACCTTCGTTTCGAGAACGACGCCTTGATGGGTGGCGTGGCGCTGAACTGGAAGGGCTCGGTCGAGGCCAGCATGGGTGTCGGCGCGGCCGATTTCGACAACGATGGCGACCGGGATATTTTCATCACCCATCTCGATGGCGAAACCAACACGCTTTACCTGAACGATGGTGCAGGGATGTTTTCCGATGTCACGCCGGTCAGCGGCCTGGCCGATCCCAGCCGCAGCCTGACCGGTTTCGGCATGGCCTGGTTCGACTACGATAACGACGGATGGCTGGACCTGTTTATTGCCAACGGCGCGGTCAAGCTGGTCGAGGCGCAAAAGCGTGCCGGCAGCCTGCATCCGCTGGGCCAACGCAACCAGCTGTATCGCAACCTCGGTAACAACGGGTTCGAGGAAGTGCTGGACCCGGCCGTTGGCGCCGAACTGGAGGTCAGCCGCGGCACCGCCGTTGGTGACCTCGACAATGACGGCGACCTGGACCTCGTCGTGACCAACAACGCCGGTCCCGTCCGCTTACTGCGCAACGAGGTGGACAATAACAATCACTGGCTGGGTGTCCGCCTGCTCAGTGGAAAGCGTGATGCGGTCGGTGCGCGCGTGGAAGTTTTCCGGGACGGGCTGCCCGCGTTGTGGCGCTGGTCGCAGGCAGACGGCAGTTATCTGTCTTCCAATGACCCGCGTGTACTGGTCGGCCTGGGTAATTCAACAGACATCGACGAGCTGCGCGTGCACTGGCCGGACGGAAAAGTCGAAAGCTGGCGCGGCCTGGGCATTGACCGCTATGTCACTTTAACAAAAGGCGAAGGGCAGTCATTGCCCTGAGGTTCCTGGCGGGGGCCTCATTCGGGTGCCGCAGCTGGCCCCTTTTGACGATTGCTGTAGGCCTGAAGGACGGTCTCCAGTCTCTGGGTAGGCGTGCCGGCGCTTCGCGCAAGCTCGATAGCCTGCTGCTGCACACTCACTGCTGAATCGAAATCACCAGCCGCTGCGTGCGCCATGGCAACGGTGCCGGCGTAGCGCCAACTCTGTCGGTCGGCATCGAAGGCCTGCTGTGCCAGCGTCATCACACGAGTCACCGGGGGTTCGCTCTCACACTGCAACAGCGTGCGGGCGAGACCGTCAGCCAGCAAATGGCTGTCCGGCAGCGCTGAATGCGATTGTTCCAGCGCGTTCAGCGCCGCGCCGCAGCCGGCAGTGCGCCTGAGCGCCGCGGCGCGTCCGGCATGCGCGCGTACGCTCGCCGGCTCACGCTCCAGCACGAACTCGAAAACACCCAGCGCGTCATCGGGTCGGTTCAGGTAGTCCATCAATAATTGGCCATAGTCGAGATTGATTGTGATATTGTCCGGTTCCAGTTCGAGCGCCGTTTCTATAGCGGCCCGGGCTTGTTCCATGTCGCCTTGTCGTCGATAAAGGCGCGACAGTGTCCCGCGCAAGACGGCGGCGTCTGGATTAATCTCGATTGCACTCTCTAACATAGAAACCGCCTCTTCGGTTTTCCCTGTCCAATCCATCGCCCGCGCCAGGCGAGCACGTGCAAAACTGCTCTGCGGGTCGATTTCGAGTGCCTCGCGATAGAGCTCGATCGCGGCGCCAACGCGGCCACTTTCAAATGCCCGGTTGCCCTGACGCACGAGTCTTGTGGCGTTCACGGCACTTTGATGCATCGACTTGAGTAACGGATCACTAACGGTTGCTCTCCCACCGTCACCGACACCTTGCAGCAATTCCCTGGCCTGGTCATTCTTGCCGACTGCCCGGTAACTCATTGCAAGCTGGTAATGAATAAGGTTTTTTATTGTCGCGTCGGATGCCGCCTCTTTGATGGCCTCCAGGGCCTCGATCGCACTGGCATGGTCGCCCTCGGCTGCGTCAACCTGCGCCAGGGCGACGACGGGCATCATCGCACTGGGGTTGATCTTTTTGGCCTGCTCGTACATGAGACGGGCGTTGTCGTAATCGTTCTCGACCTGGTACAGGTCGCCAAGCCAGGTCAGCGCCGCAACAAACTGCTGTGGTTCGGCGGTGACATCCTGTTTCATTAGCTCGATGACGCGCTGCAGTCCGCGGATGGCAATCGATGTCTTGCCGGCCTTGCGGAACAAGTGGGCACGATAATAGGTCCAGCGGTAGTCATCGGGTGCGAGCAGTTCGGCATTGCGATAGCTGACCTCGGCGGCGTCGTTCAGTTCGTGACTGTGGAAAATCTTGCCCAGTTCACCGTAGGCCTTGGCCAGCAGCTGACTGTCCGGACTGGATTTCTCGAGGGCCGCCACGCGCTCGTACATCTCTTCGAGCTGTTTCCTGGAGGCGGTTTCCAGCCTGTCCAGGTCCGGAAACGGAATGGGCCGCACCGTATCCCGGGCATCGACGCCGCCTGTCACCGGCTGCGACTCGCTGCAGCCGGTTGCTGCAATCAGCAGGCACAAGGCAAGCGAAATTATTATTCTCAGTGGTCGTTCGGTCATCTGGAAAGGCCCTGTTTCAATCATTACCAAACCCTACCGCAGAGCCGGATCAAAGGTCCAGAACGCTAGTCGCGGGTAAAGGGCACGAAGATGACCGGGGCAACGTTATTCGTGTTGATGCTGCCATCTTCCAGCTTTGTGAGAACCTGCAGAATCTGCGTACGGCCTTCCGGCCCGACCGGGATCACCAGCCGCCCGCCAACGGCTAACTGGTCGATCAGCGGTTGCGGCACCGTTTCCGGTGCGGCGGTCACCAGGATGGCGTCGAACGGTGCGTTTTCCGGCCAGCCGGCGTAGCCGTCGCCGGCCCTGACACTGACATTGTCATAACCCAGGCGATCGAGCGTTGCCGCGGCGCGCTCGGCGAGCATGTCGATGATCTCGATGGTGTAGACATGGCCGGCCAGCTCGGCCAGCACGGCCGCCTGGTAACCCGAGCCGGTACCTACCTCCAATACCACCGACTCCGCGTCGACCCCCGCCAGGTCGGTCATCAGCGCAACGATGTAGGGCTGCGAAATCGTCTGGCCTGCGCCGATGGGTAATGGCCGGTTGTCGTAAGCGACACGGCGCTGCCGCGGCGTCACGAATTCGTGGCGCGCGACTTTTTCCATGACCGTCATTACGCGTTCGCTGACGTACGGTGGGCCGCTGCGGCGAATCTCTTCCAGCATGAGTCGGTGGGCCGGTGCGGTGTCGTGTTGCGCGGGTTGCTGTTGCAACCTGGAATGATCGGCAACCGGATCCGGCCCGCTGCACGCGGCGAGCAGGGCGGCGATTGCTGTCAGGGTGTGTCTGCGCATTCGGCCATCTCCTGGTTCTTAATATAGCGCGGTTCCCCCGTAAGAGCGGCTCGTGGGAGCGGCTTTAGCCGTGACCCAGGCAGTCGCCGCTCCCACGAGGCCGCTGCCACGAAGCATGGTCGCAAGTCGCGGCTGAAGGCCTACAGGACGAAACAGAAAATCAACGGGTTAGCGGCTGTCAGCCACAGGAAATCAGAGGCTTAATCCGCGATTGTGACGCAGGTCGCGTTGCCGGGCGGTTCGCGCCAGTAATTTTACATATCCAATGTGCTGATCCCCGTCGATGTCCTGTCCGGAAGGTTGTTTCGGCCGGGATTTGCGGGATGGACTGGAATATTTTTTGATGCGATTGCCGGCTGACAATCTGCTGCGCAGACTTGCGTCGCACCCCCTGGCGGGTGCGTGGCTCAGCATCGTGTTCGCAATTTGCATGAGCTCGGCCGACGCGGCGACCTACACAGTCACCAAGACCGCCGATACCAGCGACGGCGTGTGCAATGCTGACTGCTCGCTGCGCGAAGCGCTTACTGTCGCCGTCGGCGGCGGCGATATTGTTGCTTTCAATATTCCACTGGCCGATCCGGGCTACAGCGCCGGTACCGGCGTATTTACCATTGCGCCCGGCTCACCGCTACCTGCAATCTCCGGTGCCAACACCACCATTGATGGTACGACCCAGACAGCCAACGTTGGCAACACCAACCCGACGGTGCACGGTACCGGGGGCCTGGTGGGGGTCAACGAAGAAATCCTGTTACAGGTCAACGGGCCGGAAATAGAGATCCTGGGACAGAACACAATTGCCGCGGGGTTACGCGTGAGCGCGAACAACACCGTGATTCGTGGCCTGGCAATCTATGGTTTTGGCAACGCCAATGGCGAAGGCGATATCGTGGTCGATAACGGCGTCAACGGCGGCACGTTCGAGTTCAACGTACTCGGTGCCCGGGCACACTTGTTTGCCGACCCCGCGCCCGGTCCACGCAGCCGCGCCGGTTTTGCTTCCAACGGTGGTGATGCCTGGACACTGCAGAACAACGTCATCGGTTTCGGCCAGACCCGTGGCGCCTATATCGTCAATGCTTCGCAGAACTGGGTGGTGCAGGGCAACGAATTTGTTGACGGTGGGTTGGTCGACATAGGCGGCGACAATATCGCGATTGAAGGTAATTCCACACCGGGCACCGTCAGCGCCAACCTGATCAGGGGTGCGGCCAGCCAGGGCCTGGTTATTTCCGGCACCAATGCCAATACCATCATCAATAATACTTTCCGCGGCAATGGTGTCGGCCACGTCGGCACGCCACCGGCGCAAAGCGGCGCATTGACGCTGCGGTCGACCGCTGACAATGTTGATATCAAGCGCAACATATTTGATGCCAACTATGGACCTGGCTTGATGATAAACAATGGGTCGATAGACACTCGTTATACGCGCAATCACTTTTTTGACAACGGCACTATTTTATCCCGCAACGGCTCCGGTCCCAGCAACCAGATCGCTGTAGACCTGCAGGAGCCAACTGACAACCAGAATCTCGGCACACCGCCTTATTTCAACCTCAATGATGACGGTGACGGCGATAGTGGCGGCAACGACATCCTCAATTTCCCTGTAATCGAAACAGCTCAAATCCTTGGGCCAAACCTGGTTGTCAGTGGCTACGTGACTGCAAATGCCTCCATCGAGTTTTACCTTGGTGATGCAGACCCCGGTAACTGGGGCGAAGGCCAGATCTTCCTGTTCAAAGACGATGAAGGTTCCGGCAACGACAATGACGGCACGACAGGCAGCTATGGCCCGGGGGCGGTCAATGGCGTGGTACAGGGGGAAGAGACCAATGTGCCGCGATTCAGCTTTACCGTGCCGCTGGCAACGCTGCCCGTGCCGGTAACGTCTTCGGATGAAATCGTAGCCACGGCAACGGATGCAACCCAGACCTCCGAATTCAGCGCACGCGCTCCGGCTTTCGCCGGCAATATCGGTGGCACCGTATTTGTCGACATCGTCGGTGACGGGCTGGCGGACGGGCCGATCGGGCCATTGCCGAATCCATTCGAATCCGGCACCCGGATCGAGCTGTGGCTCGACGGCGGTGACGACCTGCCCGATGGCGGCGACGATGTTTACCAGTCATTCACCACCTCGGCGCTTGCCGATGGCACCTACGCGTTTTCCAGCCTGAGTAACGGTACTTACTGGGTCACGGTCGATGCCGGCGGCGTTAACCGCGGGCCTTACAACGGCGGTTATTCGGGTGCCGATGCCTGGGCCGAGCAGACGTATGGCCCTGTTGGTGCAGCCACCTATGATGGGGTGTCATGGTCATTCGCGCCGACCGCAGGCGCGGTGTATGGCGGCGCGCGCTGGGACCAGTCCGACCGCTTCCCGCCGGCCAACTCCCTGCCTACCGCCGAGCACATAGCGCGTGTCGTCGTGAACAACAACGATACCGCCAACGTTGATTTTGGTTTCAGTTTTAATGTAGTGACCACTACCCGCGGTGGTGACGCCACGGCCGACCCGGGTACGCCACCGGGTCAGCGTACAGTGCAGGGCTCGCTGTACCAGTTCATCACCAATGCCAATGCCGGGAGCGGCGCCAACGCGATGCGCTTTGTGCCGGCCGCACCAACAAACGCGAGTAGTGGCGGCCATAGCTGGTGGCAAATCCCGGTTACGGCAGCGCTGCCGCAGGTGCTGGACGTGACGACGACTATTGACGGGGCAGCGCTTGACGCAGCAGACGGCGTGACACCGGTCGATCCCAACACGGCGGCGATCGGCAGCGGTGCGGCGGTCGGCGTCAGCGGAACTTTCAATACACCGCAGCTCGATCCGGAGCTGGAACTGCGTGGTGACGGGGTGGTCAGCCTGGGACTGGATATACAGCCGGCCGCCGATGGCAGCAGCGTGCGCAATCTGGCGATCAATGCCTTTACCATCAATGCGGCGCGTCTCATTGGTACCACGGCCGACGCGCTGGATAGCGTGACGTTTGAAAATACGGTCCTGGGGGCATCGCCGGCGTCGTTTACCGATGTGCCGGC encodes the following:
- a CDS encoding tetratricopeptide repeat protein, with product MPTPIKNKVLLIGWDAADWKSIGPLMDAGKMPALQSMVENGVSGNLSTLHPVLSPMLWTSIATGKRPFDHGVHGFSEPTADGKGVQPISVLARKTKAIWSILNQHEQRSVIVGWWPSHPAEPINGVMVSNHYQTALGPLKDGWPIAPAIVHPPEKCEELAELRFHPDEHMAPHILPFVPRAAEVDQEEDRRLASCLKIICEATSIHSCATELLENESWDFAAVYHDAIDHFGHGFMKYHPPRLDRVREGDFDIYGNVVTAGYLYHDMMLGRMLELVDDDTTVILVSDHGFHCDHLRPASIPREPAGPAIEHRDFGIFVMQGPGVRKDELIHGASVLDITPTLLTMYGLPVADDMAGKPLLAAFAEPPEVTHIPSWEDVAGDDGQHPPGKQTDQYESKAALEQLVALGYIESAGEDAEMAVEKVVRELQYNLAQSYMDADRNRAAEPILEDLYARYPLEYRFAIKLAMCYRALDKTDKLAPLVEELNNGTRRDAEVARKKLKEFADVARARRKARKEQREADEKAGIDPKDRKVEPIFDEEERKAIAELRDISRVNIASIEFLAGYVQVADGNAEEALEHLLIAEQSDVVRPGLHLQIGEAYLKLERWEDAERSFLKAGELDGVNANVHFGLCRTYLSQRENQKAADAALKAVGLRYHYPMAHYCLGMALHRMGRIDSAIEALKVALSQNPNFPEVHERLSTIYSKRLNEPDLALTHTVLAKEMRTENRRRRREALGLPIPEKVAVDLDEMLPKVPSVEREVDPKKIPRLRQPPEAPQSEPADDSEYITIVTGLPRSGTSMMMQILNASGLQPLTDELREADEDNPRGYFEIKEATQLRDNPSWVGNARGKSVKVIAQLLGELPQGYKYRVIFMQRNIDEVLDSQAMMLERLGKEGGKLAHEKMKTVFQGQLAHARKLLRRHGIPTFFVPYVAAIEKPELTAEKLAEFLGSDADAKAMAAAIDPSLYRQRRKAAADDEDDQSAAG
- a CDS encoding CRTAC1 family protein, with amino-acid sequence MACTQDPGKSGADEEAGSSPAVFREVAAETGLDFMHFNGMSGELYFVEVTGSGVALFDYDNDGDLDVYLVQSEMLGPASLEEATFPPTGPLTDRLFRNDLAINADGEAVLQFTDVTEAAGLDMHGYGLGVAAGDYDNDGWVDLYVTRFESNALLRNLGNGRFAEVTETAGVDDTRWTASASFVDVDLDGWLDLYVCNYVNFTIAGHKRCAMPSGAREYCGPISYRSEPDRLLRNSGDGTFENATGQAGIAREFGGCLGVIGADFNGDNLPDLYVANDGTANQYWVNQGNLRFENDALMGGVALNWKGSVEASMGVGAADFDNDGDRDIFITHLDGETNTLYLNDGAGMFSDVTPVSGLADPSRSLTGFGMAWFDYDNDGWLDLFIANGAVKLVEAQKRAGSLHPLGQRNQLYRNLGNNGFEEVLDPAVGAELEVSRGTAVGDLDNDGDLDLVVTNNAGPVRLLRNEVDNNNHWLGVRLLSGKRDAVGARVEVFRDGLPALWRWSQADGSYLSSNDPRVLVGLGNSTDIDELRVHWPDGKVESWRGLGIDRYVTLTKGEGQSLP
- a CDS encoding tetratricopeptide repeat protein, which translates into the protein MTERPLRIIISLALCLLIAATGCSESQPVTGGVDARDTVRPIPFPDLDRLETASRKQLEEMYERVAALEKSSPDSQLLAKAYGELGKIFHSHELNDAAEVSYRNAELLAPDDYRWTYYRAHLFRKAGKTSIAIRGLQRVIELMKQDVTAEPQQFVAALTWLGDLYQVENDYDNARLMYEQAKKINPSAMMPVVALAQVDAAEGDHASAIEALEAIKEAASDATIKNLIHYQLAMSYRAVGKNDQARELLQGVGDGGRATVSDPLLKSMHQSAVNATRLVRQGNRAFESGRVGAAIELYREALEIDPQSSFARARLARAMDWTGKTEEAVSMLESAIEINPDAAVLRGTLSRLYRRQGDMEQARAAIETALELEPDNITINLDYGQLLMDYLNRPDDALGVFEFVLEREPASVRAHAGRAAALRRTAGCGAALNALEQSHSALPDSHLLADGLARTLLQCESEPPVTRVMTLAQQAFDADRQSWRYAGTVAMAHAAAGDFDSAVSVQQQAIELARSAGTPTQRLETVLQAYSNRQKGPAAAPE
- a CDS encoding PEP-CTERM sorting domain-containing protein; amino-acid sequence: MRIKETEKQQFEQDLLSYSISAQNQPTAKSSWKAYGAAASTALLASSALEAAIIYSGPQNINITASGSGATAYTAIDMDGGGADFGFGAANFGVYNTFYGSTVVTGTNAAFAVGYGGGGIAASATYGRASKFSSGATIGGGAGFAGTAFFNATAATSNTTAFNAGFNSSTGFIGVQLASGNFGWIQVHVDFSFAPGNNGVTILDWAYDDSGAAIRAGDTGAVAAPEPATNMLVGMGLLALGASGIRTLRRRKREAGLTS
- a CDS encoding protein-L-isoaspartate(D-aspartate) O-methyltransferase — encoded protein: MRRHTLTAIAALLAACSGPDPVADHSRLQQQPAQHDTAPAHRLMLEEIRRSGPPYVSERVMTVMEKVARHEFVTPRQRRVAYDNRPLPIGAGQTISQPYIVALMTDLAGVDAESVVLEVGTGSGYQAAVLAELAGHVYTIEIIDMLAERAAATLDRLGYDNVSVRAGDGYAGWPENAPFDAILVTAAPETVPQPLIDQLAVGGRLVIPVGPEGRTQILQVLTKLEDGSINTNNVAPVIFVPFTRD
- a CDS encoding transposase translates to MARIARVVAVGYPHHVIQRGSRRQQVFFKDDDYRFYLSLLSKECEFAGTRCWAYCLMPNHVHLVLVPSTLDGLRGAIAKPHERFARKINERNDWRGHLWQARFNSFPMDEAHLVACVRYVELNPVRARLAAAADDWEWSSARAHLAGHDDSLVSVAPMLELFPDWRAYLADEDSADAHDSFRRHTKSGRPLGSKQFIARIESLTGRQLAPRR